A region from the Rosa rugosa chromosome 6, drRosRugo1.1, whole genome shotgun sequence genome encodes:
- the LOC133715802 gene encoding uncharacterized protein LOC133715802 isoform X3: MSGVGKPDFFYREAQRLGYVARSAFKLLQIQKQYKLITPGSSVLDLGCAPGAWLQVACQSLGPIKNGGLVVGIDLKKVKVPAMHCDSRVQTVCADVMKLPKTSVRELSPQKGFSVILSDMCPLVSGIASKDAALSLELGMQALDLAVGGAALANSNNETQVEGSLGGAITSSDVNGVLKRGGHLVIKLLESEDISTAFANHCLERHHC; the protein is encoded by the exons ATGAGTGGAGTAGGAAAGCCGGACTTTTTCTACAGAGAAGCTCAGCGCCTGGGTTATGTAGCTCGCTCCGCCTTCAAG CTGCTTCAGATACAGAAGCAGTACAAGCTCATAACACCAGGCTCCTCCGTTCTGGACCTTGGTTGTGCTCCTGGTGCTTGGCTTCAG GTGGCTTGTCAGAGCTTGGGTCCTATTAAAAATGGTGGCCTTGTTGTTGGGATTGATCTCAAG AAGGTGAAGGTTCCAGCTATGCATTGTGATTCAAGGGTTCAAACTGTTTGTGCTGATGTTATGAAGCTCCCTAAAACCTCAGTCAGGGAACTTTCTCCTCAG AAAGGGTTTTCTGTGATACTCTCAGATATGTGTCCCCTCGTTTCTGGGATAGCAAGTAAAGATGCAGCTTTATCCCTCGAGTTAGGTATGCAAGCACTGGATTTGGCTGTAGGTGGAGCAGCATTAGCTAATTCCAACAATGAAACTCAAGTGGAAGGAAGTCTTGGTGGAGCAATTACAAGTTCAGATGTTAATGGTGTATTGAAAAGGGGTGGTCATCTTGTCATAAAACTTTTAGAGAGTGAAGAT ATTTCAACCGCATTTGCAAACCACTGTTTAGAAAGGCATCATTGTTGA
- the LOC133715802 gene encoding uncharacterized protein LOC133715802 isoform X2, with protein MSGVGKPDFFYREAQRLGYVARSAFKLLQIQKQYKLITPGSSVLDLGCAPGAWLQVACQSLGPIKNGGLVVGIDLKKVKVPAMHCDSRVQTVCADVMKLPKTSVRELSPQKGFSVILSDMCPLVSGIASKDAALSLELGMQALDLAVGGAALANSNNETQVEGSLGGAITSSDVNGVLKRGGHLVIKLLESEDVQDFNRICKPLFRKASLLRPKATRSSSREIYLICQGLQSQART; from the exons ATGAGTGGAGTAGGAAAGCCGGACTTTTTCTACAGAGAAGCTCAGCGCCTGGGTTATGTAGCTCGCTCCGCCTTCAAG CTGCTTCAGATACAGAAGCAGTACAAGCTCATAACACCAGGCTCCTCCGTTCTGGACCTTGGTTGTGCTCCTGGTGCTTGGCTTCAG GTGGCTTGTCAGAGCTTGGGTCCTATTAAAAATGGTGGCCTTGTTGTTGGGATTGATCTCAAG AAGGTGAAGGTTCCAGCTATGCATTGTGATTCAAGGGTTCAAACTGTTTGTGCTGATGTTATGAAGCTCCCTAAAACCTCAGTCAGGGAACTTTCTCCTCAG AAAGGGTTTTCTGTGATACTCTCAGATATGTGTCCCCTCGTTTCTGGGATAGCAAGTAAAGATGCAGCTTTATCCCTCGAGTTAGGTATGCAAGCACTGGATTTGGCTGTAGGTGGAGCAGCATTAGCTAATTCCAACAATGAAACTCAAGTGGAAGGAAGTCTTGGTGGAGCAATTACAAGTTCAGATGTTAATGGTGTATTGAAAAGGGGTGGTCATCTTGTCATAAAACTTTTAGAGAGTGAAGATGTGCAAG ATTTCAACCGCATTTGCAAACCACTGTTTAGAAAGGCATCATTGTTGAGGCCTAAAGCTACAAGATCATCATCAAGAGAGATTTATTTGATATGTCAAGGTCTGCAGTCACAAGCAAGAACATAG
- the LOC133715802 gene encoding uncharacterized protein LOC133715802 isoform X1 — MSGVGKPDFFYREAQRLGYVARSAFKLLQIQKQYKLITPGSSVLDLGCAPGAWLQVACQSLGPIKNGGLVVGIDLKKVKVPAMHCDSRVQTVCADVMKLPKTSVRELSPQKGFSVILSDMCPLVSGIASKDAALSLELGMQALDLAVGGAALANSNNETQVEGSLGGAITSSDVNGVLKRGGHLVIKLLESEDVQGLACPKPFFKNRYLIAPLFGFVVNCFLVMCSVDFNRICKPLFRKASLLRPKATRSSSREIYLICQGLQSQART; from the exons ATGAGTGGAGTAGGAAAGCCGGACTTTTTCTACAGAGAAGCTCAGCGCCTGGGTTATGTAGCTCGCTCCGCCTTCAAG CTGCTTCAGATACAGAAGCAGTACAAGCTCATAACACCAGGCTCCTCCGTTCTGGACCTTGGTTGTGCTCCTGGTGCTTGGCTTCAG GTGGCTTGTCAGAGCTTGGGTCCTATTAAAAATGGTGGCCTTGTTGTTGGGATTGATCTCAAG AAGGTGAAGGTTCCAGCTATGCATTGTGATTCAAGGGTTCAAACTGTTTGTGCTGATGTTATGAAGCTCCCTAAAACCTCAGTCAGGGAACTTTCTCCTCAG AAAGGGTTTTCTGTGATACTCTCAGATATGTGTCCCCTCGTTTCTGGGATAGCAAGTAAAGATGCAGCTTTATCCCTCGAGTTAGGTATGCAAGCACTGGATTTGGCTGTAGGTGGAGCAGCATTAGCTAATTCCAACAATGAAACTCAAGTGGAAGGAAGTCTTGGTGGAGCAATTACAAGTTCAGATGTTAATGGTGTATTGAAAAGGGGTGGTCATCTTGTCATAAAACTTTTAGAGAGTGAAGATGTGCAAGGTTTAGCTTGTCCTAAACCTTTTTTTAAAAACAGGTATCTCATTGCACCTCTGTTTGGATTTGTTGTTAACTGCTTTCTTGTTATGTGTTCTGTAGATTTCAACCGCATTTGCAAACCACTGTTTAGAAAGGCATCATTGTTGAGGCCTAAAGCTACAAGATCATCATCAAGAGAGATTTATTTGATATGTCAAGGTCTGCAGTCACAAGCAAGAACATAG